The genomic stretch AGTTCCCGCGCAGTTTCTTGGCGAGCTTGCGGGAGACCTTCTGGTAGAAGTACGCGTTCTTCACCACGTTCTGATCGGTGCCGAAGTAGATCTTGGCGCCGGCGGCGCGCTTGCTCTCCACCAGCTTGTTGAGCTGGGAGCCCTCGCGAAACGGCGAATCGCGTCCGATGACCTTCCAGATGGTGTCCTGGCCCTGTTTCGTCAGCATGTAGACGGACAGGAGCTTGGCCAGATTCGGATGCGCGCTGGTCTTGGGCACGCTGACCTCGCTGGCGGTGCCCGACATGAAATCGTCCATGGTGGTGAAGTCCACCGGCGCCCCCTTGGCCTTGAGCCGCGAGTAGGCCACCGGCTTGGTGTCGAAGGCGAATATCGGGAACTCGCCCGTGGCCACGCGGTTCTGGACCCCCGTGCGGGTGGTGCCGATGATGGTGCCGTTGGCGACCATGGCATCGACGATGCGGGTGGCCTCTTCCTCACCCAAATGGATCGCCGCCTCGACCCACCCGACGGCAAAGACGGTGGTGCCGATCTTGCCCTTGTACTTGGGGTCGGTGAAGTCCTTGTAGGATTTCGGCAGGTCCTTGGCCTTCACCAGGTTGGTATTGTAGCCGATGATGTGGATGGAGGCGCCGATGACGACGGCGGCTCCGTTGATGCCGACCTCCTCGTCCTTGAGCCCGGGCATCAGCTTCTTCCAGTCCACCCGCAAGAGGGCGCCGGCCTGATCCGACGGGATCTGCTGGCGCGAGGGAGCGAAGAAGATGTCGCTACTGGCGGGGCGGCCGGTCTTGGCCTCGTCGATGATCCGCGGCATCAGCTTCGACGCGCTGGGGCCGGGGGTCGTCTTGAGCCGGACGTTGACGCCGTAAGTCTTGTTGAGCCCCTTCTCGAGAGCCGCCATGAGCTTCGGCGAGTTCCAGTCCCCCGAGCCGAAGACGTTGAGCTCCCCCTCGCCCTGGGCGGCGGCGACCAGTTGCTTGAGCGCGTCGCCGCCCGTCTGAGCGGCCGCCAATCCCGCCATCCCGCCGATTGAGGCCAGCACCACACCGGCCGCCAATGCCACGACGGCGGCGCGCCGCCCAAGAAGACCCCTGTCGAATCGCCCGGAAAGAACTCTCATCATCGTTACCCCCCAGAGTCGCTACGGCCCTCTGTCGCTGCGAAGAACTGCGCTATCCATATTTTGAGCGGGGGCAGGTTGTCAACACTGCAGGAGCGCTCGGAAGGGTCACTATCATCGGGACTGTCCGCACAGAATCGATTACCCATCCACGAAAACGATTAGAATCCACTGTTCTCGTACAGAATCGATTACAGCGTTCACGACCGGTAGCGCTTCGGCGGCTGGGGGTTGTTGGCGGGATTGGTGTCGTGCCTAGCCATGGCGGTCACCACGGCGCCGCCCACCAGAGCTTGCAGATCCGCCTCCAGTGCGTCGGCCTTGGCCTTGGAGTAGACCTCGTCTCCGTCCACGTAGATGGTGAAGGACTTGATGTACCTGGCCTTCTTGGCGGGATCTTCGATGGTGGCCCTGGTCCATGCGTAGAGCGGGTATTTGTCGACGCCCTGTCGCTCAGCCTCGGCACAATAGCCGGCGAAAGCATCGTATTGGCATTTCAGCGTAGCGTTATGCCGGTCCAGTATATCGCCGAGCGGGTTGATGCCTGGATCACCGCCACCGCGTCGCGCGGCCTCGGCGAATTCATCCGCCAGATTGAGGCGCAACTGGTACTGCCATGCCTCGGTCATCTCACCTCGGGAGTCGTTGTCAAGGCCGAACCGGCGGCCGCAAGGCCGCCGGTCTTACACCCGTTGAAATGGTGGCTGATCGACTACGACAGATGCTTCCTGAAGAAGGCCAGCGTCCGCTCCCACGCAAGCTTCGCGGCGGCTTCGTCGTAGCGCGGCGTCGAATTGTTGTGAAAGCCGTGGCGCGTTCCGGGATACGTATGCGCCTCGTAGGATACGCCGTTGGCCTTCAAACCCGCGGCGTAGCCGGCAGCCTGCTTGTTGATGCGCGGGTCGTTCTCGGCGTAGTGGATCAGCAGCGGCGTCTTGATCTTGG from Deltaproteobacteria bacterium encodes the following:
- a CDS encoding ABC transporter substrate-binding protein, giving the protein MMRVLSGRFDRGLLGRRAAVVALAAGVVLASIGGMAGLAAAQTGGDALKQLVAAAQGEGELNVFGSGDWNSPKLMAALEKGLNKTYGVNVRLKTTPGPSASKLMPRIIDEAKTGRPASSDIFFAPSRQQIPSDQAGALLRVDWKKLMPGLKDEEVGINGAAVVIGASIHIIGYNTNLVKAKDLPKSYKDFTDPKYKGKIGTTVFAVGWVEAAIHLGEEEATRIVDAMVANGTIIGTTRTGVQNRVATGEFPIFAFDTKPVAYSRLKAKGAPVDFTTMDDFMSGTASEVSVPKTSAHPNLAKLLSVYMLTKQGQDTIWKVIGRDSPFREGSQLNKLVESKRAAGAKIYFGTDQNVVKNAYFYQKVSRKLAKKLRGN